The Henckelia pumila isolate YLH828 chromosome 2, ASM3356847v2, whole genome shotgun sequence genome includes a window with the following:
- the LOC140884409 gene encoding general transcription and DNA repair factor IIH subunit TFB2-like isoform X1 — MELIFHNTGEAYNLNTLTDIQRNIIKDFVDFGLVKLQQGRKDNWFVPTKLATNLSISLADSTSRKQGFVVVETNFRMYAYSSSKLHCEILRLFSRCLIIFFLKLGLSIEGDCIFFI, encoded by the exons ATGGAGCTCATCTTTCACAATACTGGAGAG GCATACAACTTAAACACACTGACGGATATACAACGGAACATAATAAAGGATTTTGTGGATTTTGGACTGGTCAAGCTCCAACAG GGGAGGAAAGATAATTGGTTTGTTCCCACTAAATTAGCTACCAATCTCTCCATTAGCTTAGCAGATTCAACTTCAAGAAAACAG GGATTTGTGGTGGTGGAAACAAACTTTCGGATGTATGCATATTCTTCATCCAAATTGCATTGTGAGATCTTGCGCCTCTTCTCAAGGTGTCTCATCATTTTCTTTCTTAAGCTCGGTTTGTCTATTGAAGGGGACtgcattttttttatctaa
- the LOC140884409 gene encoding general transcription and DNA repair factor IIH subunit TFB2-like isoform X2 yields MELIFHNTGEAYNLNTLTDIQRNIIKDFVDFGLVKLQQGRKDNWFVPTKLATNLSISLADSTSRKQGFVVVETNFRMYAYSSSKLHCEILRLFSRGYKWTLIYADTSVSS; encoded by the exons ATGGAGCTCATCTTTCACAATACTGGAGAG GCATACAACTTAAACACACTGACGGATATACAACGGAACATAATAAAGGATTTTGTGGATTTTGGACTGGTCAAGCTCCAACAG GGGAGGAAAGATAATTGGTTTGTTCCCACTAAATTAGCTACCAATCTCTCCATTAGCTTAGCAGATTCAACTTCAAGAAAACAG GGATTTGTGGTGGTGGAAACAAACTTTCGGATGTATGCATATTCTTCATCCAAATTGCATTGTGAGATCTTGCGCCTCTTCTCAAG GGGATACAAGTGGACGTTAATCTATGCTGACACGAGTGTTTcaagttaa